CGGTCCAAGATCTCTGGCAGGCTCTCTCGCCAAAAGGTCAAGTTCGCGGCGGCGTTCGGGCGCTGTGTTAGCGTGTGCCCTCAGGTCTGCCGCCTGGTGCGTCAACGTAGACATCGCACTACTTGGAGGGCCGCCGCCGTGACGACGCCGCAACCCCGGTTAGAAGATTTCGGCGAGATCGGCCACTACGTGACCGACGCGATCCGAGCCGCCAACCCCGACTACGCGGATCTTGACGAAGCCGTGCTCGCCGACGTGGTGCAGACCAACGTGGCCAACGCGCGGATCTACGTGCACGCCGTAGTCCATCAGCGGCGTCCCAGCAGCGGGGACCTGGCATCGCTCGCCGACGCCGCGCGCCGACGGGTGCACCAGGGCATCGCGCTGGATGCCATGCTTCGGGCCTACCGGATCGGTGCACGCGCGATGTGGGAGAAGCTCAGCGAGAGCCGCCCCGACCTGGACCACCGAGTCCTCACCGACTGGACGCTGCGCTACATCGACTGGGTAAGCAGCGAAGCGGCGGAAGCGTATCTGGCCGAACGCGACAGCATGTTGAACTCTCACCTCGAAACGACGAAGCTACTGCTCGCCCGGGTCGTCGAAGGCGATTTCGCGACATCCGACGAGCGAGACGCGGCATTGCGCGCGCTGGGTATCGACCCCGCGATCCCCCACGTCGCCGCCGTCGTCGGGCCGACCGGCCGCGCGGAGTCCACACTCGACGGCCCGCTGCTCGAAATCGTGCAGGAGATCCGGCGCCTGATCCCCACCGCCACGGCGGGGCTGCTACGGCGCGGCGCGGTGATCCTCGTGCCGACTGCCGCGACCGGCGGCCTGGAGGCCCTGCTCTGCGGCGCGGTCGGCCGCTCCTTCGGCGACACCCGCGTCATCAGCGCGGGCGTTGGCCGGCCCACGCCATCGGCGGCCGGCCTCGCTGACGCGGTGCGGGAGGCGGAGCGGGCCCGTGCCCTCGGTGAAATCCTTTTCCCCCGCCAGCGGGTGCACTCCTACGAGTCGCTCGTTTTCTACGATCTGTTCCGGCAAGGCGAACCGGTCGACACGTTCATCGAAACCGTGCTCGGGGAGCACCTGGGCGCCGACCGCACGGGGCGGGTCGACCTGGTCCGCACGCTCTACGTCTATTTCACCCTCGGCATGAACCGGAAAGCCGCGGCGAACCGCCTCGGCATCCATCCGAACACGCTCGACTACCGGCTCCAGCAAGCGACGCGGGCCTCCGGCGTTTCGCTGACCTCGCCCGAGGAGTCGTTCCGCTTCCAGCTCGCCGTCCGCCTCCTCCCGATCTGCACGCAGACCAGCTGGCTCGGCGACAAGTCAGGTATCGCTGGGATCCTCGCGGACTGAGGCCAGGTTCCGCCGCTCCCGCAGCCTGAGTACTCAGGCCCGCACTTGCCACGTCGTCACAAGACAAGCCCGCCGCCATCGTGAATGTCCCCGAAGACGCTCGCCGGGAAGGCTGCGATCCTGGTTAACACGCTTTCACGGGCGCGAACGACGCCCGGAACGCAGTCAGTCACTCGCCTACCGCGAGGAGATAGCAATGTTGCTGGACCGGCAGAACACCCACTCCGGGGTCGACGCCGCCACGCTGCGGGCCGTAGCCGGAACCTTCGCCACCGGCATCACCATCATCACTTGCACCACCGAACACCGTCCCCAAGGCTGCGCCGCGAACGCGGTGCTCAGCGTCAGCCTCGACCCACCGCTGATGCTCGTCTCGCTGGCCGAGTCGTCCCGGACAAGGGCAGCGATCGAAAGCTCGGGCACCTTCGCCATCAACGTCCTTCCGGACAACCCCGAGGGCACGGCGCTGTGCGCCGAATTCGCCAGCCGTTCCGACGACAAGTTCGCGCAGGCCGCGCACCATCCCGGCACGTTGGGCGCTCCGGTGCTGCGGGACGCGTTGGGCTGGTTCGAATGCGCTGTCCACTCCGCCTTCCCCGCCGGTGATCACACGCTGTTCGTCGGCCGCGTGATCGCGGCAGGTCACGCCGAGGGCGAGCCGCTTGTGTTTTTCCGAGGCGAGAAGCGCCGCCTCACCCGTAAGCGCTGAAGTTAGGCGTGCACGTTCCGAAACAAGGAGGTCTCGGATGCACGACGACGACACCCGCTCCCCCACCGACGGCCCACGGCACTCCGATGTGTCCCAGGCGCGTAAGGCCGCGTTCGCATCGACGGTCGGCAGCGCCATCGAGTGGTACGACTTCTACGTTTACGGCTTGTCCGCCGCGCTGATCTTCAACAAGTTGTTCTTCCCCGGCAACAACCCCTACTCCGGGACGCTGCTCGCGCTGTCGACCTTTTTCGCCGGGTTCGCCGTGCGGCCGATCGGCGCGCTGATCTTCGGACACTTCGGCGACCGACTGGGCAGGCGCAAAGTGCTGATCGCGACCATGACTCTCATGGGCGCCGGCACGTTCTTCGTGGGGCTCACGCCCACGCACGCCGTGATCGGCATCTGGGGCGCGGTCATCCTCGTGGTTCTGCGGGTAGTCCAGGGCATCGGTGTTGGCGGCGACTGGGGTGGTTCCGTGCTGCTGGCCACGGAATGGAAGTCGGCCAAGGGCAAACGCGGATTCATGGGCAGCCTCCCGCAATTCGGCAGTCCACTGGGGCTGATCATCGCCACCATCGTCACCGAAGGAAGCAGCAGGTTTCTCTCCAACGACGCATTCGAGTCCTGGGGTTGGCGCCTGCCGTTCCTGGCCAGCCTCGTCCTCACCGCGATAGGGCTATACCTGCGGTTGCGGGTGGTGGAAACGGCTTCGTTCGAACAGGCGAAGAACAGCGGCGCCCTGCGGAAGGCACCGCTGGCTCATCTCCTTCGCTACCACTGGCGGACTGTGCTGGGCACGACGCTGATGCGAGCCGGGCAGCACGCGAGTTTCTATCTGTTCACCACGTTCGTGCTCAGCTTCGGGGTCACGAGCCTGCACCAGCCGCGTTCGACAATGCTTCTTTCGGTGATGCTGGCCGCCGCGATCTCGCTCGGAACCACGTTGTTCTGGGGCTCCGTTTCGGACCGAATCGGCCGTAAGCGCATGCTGCAGATCGGGCTCGTGGTGATGTTCTGTTTCGCGATCCCCTACTACGGCCTGCTCACGACCGGCAGTCTCCCGCTCATCGTCATCGCCATCGTCCTCTCGCTGGTGGTGCACGACATGCAATACGGCCCGCAGAGTTCCTTCATCGCGGAAAGTTTCCCCCCGGACGTGCGCTACAGCGGTTCCTCGCTCGGGTACCAGCTTTCGTCGGTGACGGCCGGCGGCCCCGCCGCGCTGGTCGCGACCGCCTTCATGGCCACCTTCAACTCCACCGTCCCCATTGCGATCTACCTCATGGTGATGTGCGCTGTCGCGTTCGTCGCGCTGCTGCTGCTGCCCAGCGTCGATGACCCCGGCAAGGTGGGCGCCGAATCCAAATCCGCCGCTGTTCCCGCGAAGAAATAGGCGGCCCCACGCGTAGGAAGGGATCGAAATGTCGGAAACTCTCGCACCGGACCAGGTGTCTCCGCTCGAAAAAGCCTTGCAGAACAAGCTGATTCTCGGGCTTTTCCTTCCGCTGCAAGAGGGGGCGTGGAGCCCGTCTTCGGCACCACGGGGGACTTCGTGGACCTACGACTACAACGCGCGGTGCGCCCTAGAGGCCGAGAAATACGGCTTTGACCTCGCGTTCGGTCTCGGCCAATGGCTCGGCAAGGGCGGCTACGGCGGAGAAACGAACTTCCGGGAGCACGAGCTCGACCCGCTGATCAGCTCGGCCGCCCTGGCGGCGCAAACCGAAAAGCTGCTGCTGATCAGCACCGTCCACGTGCTCTACGGGTGGCATCCGGTGCATCTGGCGAAATACGGCGCTTGCATCGATCACATCAGCGGCGGCCGGTGGGGGCTCAACGTCGTCACCGGCTACAAGCCCAGCGAATACCGGATGTTCGGGCTGGAGCCGATCGAGCACGATCTGCGCTACTCGATGGCCGCCGAATTCACCGAGATGATGCAGGTCTTGTGGGCGAGCGAGGAAAACGTGACCATGCACGGAAAGCATTGGTCGATGCGCGACGCCCACGTCCTGCCCAAGCCGGTGCGCGGCCGACCGGTGCTCGTCAACGCCGCGTCTTCGCCGGCCGGACTGGAGTACGCGGCCGCCTATTCCGACCTGATCTTCATCACCAGCCCCGGTGGCGCCGATCCCCACCAGGCGGTCGAGACGCTTCCGGCGCACAACAAGAAGATCAAGGACCTGGCCCGCGCACGCGGCCGCGAGGTCCGCACCGTCATCAATCCGCACGTGATCTGCCGGGAGAGCGAGAAGGAGGCTTGGGCCGCCTACCACCGCATCCTGGACAACGAAGACACCGTTGCCGCCGACAACTTCGTCGCCGGCTTTACCGGCGGAGACAACAAGTCTTGGCGGGGCCACAGCCGGGAGCAGTGGGTAGTGGGCGGCAACGTCCACCTCGTCGGCACCCCCGAGCAGATCGTCGAGTGGTTCGCGAAGCTGCACGATGCCGGCTGCGACGGCATGCAGGTCAACTTCTTCGACTACTTGCCCGACCTGCAACTCTTCGGCGAGCAGGTGGTGCCGCTGATGCACGAGGCCGGACTGCGGAAGGGGAACCGCTGATGGGTATGCGCGCCGACAGCTCGACCAGCGGCGCACCGCTGACCGGCCTGCGCGTCCTGGAATTCGGGCAGATCGCCGCCGGGCCGTTCGCCGGCTCGCTTCTCGCCGACCTCGGCGCCGACGTCGTCAAGGTCGAGCGCACGGGCGAGGGCGACGGCATGCGCCAGTGGCCGCCGCTGCTGGACGGGGTCGGCGAAGACCGCTACAGCGGTAACTTCGCCTCGGTCAACCGCGGCAAGCGCAGCATCGCCGTCGACCTGAAATCCCGCGAGGACAAGGAGATAGTGCTCGACCTCATCCGCAACGCGGACGTGCTGATCGAGAACTTCCGCCCGGGAACACTCGAACGGTTGGGCTTCGGCTATAGCGCGGTCAGCGAGCTCAATCCTCGCCTGGTCTATTGCTCGATCTCCGGTTACGGCCAGGTTGGACCCTATGCGACGCGAGGTGCCTTCGATGTGACCGTCCAGGCGGTCAGCGGGCTGATGAGCGTCACCGGAGACGAAGACCGTGAACCGGTCAAGTGCGGAGTCCCGGTAGGCGATTTCGTCGCCGGTCTTTATGCGGCCTACACGGTGACGGCCGCCGTGTACCGGGCGAAACACACCGGCCGGGGCGGTCGGATCGACTGCTCGATGCTGGGGACACTGCTGGGCATTTCCGCCCTCCAGACCAGCGAGTACTTCGGCACCGGGCGGGACCCGAAGCGTCTCGGCTCCGCGCACCCGCGCAACGCCCCGTATCGCGCCTTCCGGGCGGCGGACAAGAGCTTCGTGGTCGCCGCGGGCAACAACGAGCTCTGGCGTCGTTTCTGCGAAGTCGTCGGCCAATCGCACCTGACGGCCGATCCGCGCTTCCGAAGCCAAGAACTGCGTGCCCGAAACCAGCATGAACTCGCGGACTTACTCGGCCCCATTTTCGCCATGAAGGACGCGGGCGCGTGGCTGGCCGCGTTCGAGGCGGCCGGTGTGCCCTGCGCGCCGATCAACACCTTTTCCGAGATCCTCGCCGATCCGCACGTCGAGGCGATGGGTCTGGTGCGCCCGCTGAACCTGCCCAACGGCGCGACCACCCAAACGATCGCCTTCCCGGTTTCGATCAGCGGTCATGAAGTCGAAGTACGAACCTCGCCGCTCCTGGGCGAGCACAACGACGAGGTGCGAAAGGAGTGGCTGGCATGAGCGATGGTGTGACGGTCCTGGTCGACGCGACTGCCGACCTGGGTGTGCTCGTACTGCCGGCCGCCGCCTGCACGACACACAACGTCGCCTTCCTCATCGAGCACACCTCGGGGTTCATTTGCGCTGCGGCCCCCGCAGCGGTCTACGAACGGCTGCGGGTGCCGTCCCTGGCACCACCGGGACAGCCGCCCGCAGCCGATGACTACGGCGTCTCATTCGATGCCGCGACGGGCATCACTACGGGAATCTCCGCCGCTGATCGCGCTCGGGTGCTCCGCCTGCTCGCAAGCCCCGCCACCCGCCCTGATGACCTTGCCCGGCCTGGACATGTCGTCTCCGTACGCGCCAGGGAAGGTGGGGTCTTGGCCCGCGCGGCAATTCCCGAGGCGGCATGCGAGCTGGTGCGACGTACCGGGGCCACACCCGTCGCCGCGTATGCACACGTGGTCAGCCGCTGCGACCCGACAACACTCGCGTCCGCGTCGGAACTAGCCGACTTCGCCGCCGAACACGCCCTTCCCCTCACCGACGTCGCCACCATCAAATCCGGTGCGATTTCCATGGAAATCGCGTCGTGATAGGTCGTCCAGGTGACACACGCCCGTCGCGCCAAGCGCCCGGATGCGCCCGTGTCGGGTCGGTTAGGTGGAGGGCGGTTCCGCTCTCACATCGCCGCGCCGCAGTTGACGCAGCGCCATTCGCCCTTGTCATTCCGCTGGTAGTTGTGACCTTGTGCGCTAGCCGGACAGTCGCTCGCCGGACTCCCCATTCTCGTGCCTCGCTTCCGCTCGAATGGTTGTGCCGTTGCCGCTGATCTGAACGGTTTCACCGTGGGAAGCCACGATCTTGATTGCGGTACGCCGACCACCGGTCAGGGTTGGATCAGAAAGCAGTGACCGATCAAGGCCGTTCTTGATGGCCTGGGTCCGCATCCAAGTCAACACGTCAGCGGGGCTGTGGAGCACAGCGACCGGATCACCGTTGACGGTACAGTGCCACGCGGTCCCCAGCTCCGCCCAACGATCGCTCAGTGTCCGACTCATCGCCTTCTCCTTGGTGATCGAGTGGCTTCCTACCGTAGTCGAACGGATCACCTCCGTTCATCCCCGATCCGGGTTGCTAACCACCCCGGTTCCGGACGGCGACCGGGCGGCGTTCGGCGCCGTTGTCGTGGGTGAGGTCCACGATCACCCGATCATCGGCCTGTTGGGAGGTCAGCGCCGCCCGCACGTCAGTCGCGTCGAGCGGCGTCGAGTCGTCGAGTTCCATCGTGAACGTCATCGCTTCGCCTTCCCCCGGAATGTGCGCCGGTAGGGGCGCCCCTTGCGGTCGGTGCACGGACTCCGAATGGGGGTTCGTATCTAGATCGGGTCCGTGTACGCCGTGAATGGTTCTAGCC
The sequence above is a segment of the Saccharopolyspora phatthalungensis genome. Coding sequences within it:
- a CDS encoding PucR family transcriptional regulator; the protein is MTTPQPRLEDFGEIGHYVTDAIRAANPDYADLDEAVLADVVQTNVANARIYVHAVVHQRRPSSGDLASLADAARRRVHQGIALDAMLRAYRIGARAMWEKLSESRPDLDHRVLTDWTLRYIDWVSSEAAEAYLAERDSMLNSHLETTKLLLARVVEGDFATSDERDAALRALGIDPAIPHVAAVVGPTGRAESTLDGPLLEIVQEIRRLIPTATAGLLRRGAVILVPTAATGGLEALLCGAVGRSFGDTRVISAGVGRPTPSAAGLADAVREAERARALGEILFPRQRVHSYESLVFYDLFRQGEPVDTFIETVLGEHLGADRTGRVDLVRTLYVYFTLGMNRKAAANRLGIHPNTLDYRLQQATRASGVSLTSPEESFRFQLAVRLLPICTQTSWLGDKSGIAGILAD
- a CDS encoding flavin reductase family protein, with translation MLLDRQNTHSGVDAATLRAVAGTFATGITIITCTTEHRPQGCAANAVLSVSLDPPLMLVSLAESSRTRAAIESSGTFAINVLPDNPEGTALCAEFASRSDDKFAQAAHHPGTLGAPVLRDALGWFECAVHSAFPAGDHTLFVGRVIAAGHAEGEPLVFFRGEKRRLTRKR
- a CDS encoding MFS transporter; the protein is MHDDDTRSPTDGPRHSDVSQARKAAFASTVGSAIEWYDFYVYGLSAALIFNKLFFPGNNPYSGTLLALSTFFAGFAVRPIGALIFGHFGDRLGRRKVLIATMTLMGAGTFFVGLTPTHAVIGIWGAVILVVLRVVQGIGVGGDWGGSVLLATEWKSAKGKRGFMGSLPQFGSPLGLIIATIVTEGSSRFLSNDAFESWGWRLPFLASLVLTAIGLYLRLRVVETASFEQAKNSGALRKAPLAHLLRYHWRTVLGTTLMRAGQHASFYLFTTFVLSFGVTSLHQPRSTMLLSVMLAAAISLGTTLFWGSVSDRIGRKRMLQIGLVVMFCFAIPYYGLLTTGSLPLIVIAIVLSLVVHDMQYGPQSSFIAESFPPDVRYSGSSLGYQLSSVTAGGPAALVATAFMATFNSTVPIAIYLMVMCAVAFVALLLLPSVDDPGKVGAESKSAAVPAKK
- a CDS encoding LLM class flavin-dependent oxidoreductase — protein: MSETLAPDQVSPLEKALQNKLILGLFLPLQEGAWSPSSAPRGTSWTYDYNARCALEAEKYGFDLAFGLGQWLGKGGYGGETNFREHELDPLISSAALAAQTEKLLLISTVHVLYGWHPVHLAKYGACIDHISGGRWGLNVVTGYKPSEYRMFGLEPIEHDLRYSMAAEFTEMMQVLWASEENVTMHGKHWSMRDAHVLPKPVRGRPVLVNAASSPAGLEYAAAYSDLIFITSPGGADPHQAVETLPAHNKKIKDLARARGREVRTVINPHVICRESEKEAWAAYHRILDNEDTVAADNFVAGFTGGDNKSWRGHSREQWVVGGNVHLVGTPEQIVEWFAKLHDAGCDGMQVNFFDYLPDLQLFGEQVVPLMHEAGLRKGNR
- a CDS encoding CaiB/BaiF CoA transferase family protein, yielding MGMRADSSTSGAPLTGLRVLEFGQIAAGPFAGSLLADLGADVVKVERTGEGDGMRQWPPLLDGVGEDRYSGNFASVNRGKRSIAVDLKSREDKEIVLDLIRNADVLIENFRPGTLERLGFGYSAVSELNPRLVYCSISGYGQVGPYATRGAFDVTVQAVSGLMSVTGDEDREPVKCGVPVGDFVAGLYAAYTVTAAVYRAKHTGRGGRIDCSMLGTLLGISALQTSEYFGTGRDPKRLGSAHPRNAPYRAFRAADKSFVVAAGNNELWRRFCEVVGQSHLTADPRFRSQELRARNQHELADLLGPIFAMKDAGAWLAAFEAAGVPCAPINTFSEILADPHVEAMGLVRPLNLPNGATTQTIAFPVSISGHEVEVRTSPLLGEHNDEVRKEWLA
- a CDS encoding 3,4-dihydroxy-2-butanone-4-phosphate synthase, producing MSDGVTVLVDATADLGVLVLPAAACTTHNVAFLIEHTSGFICAAAPAAVYERLRVPSLAPPGQPPAADDYGVSFDAATGITTGISAADRARVLRLLASPATRPDDLARPGHVVSVRAREGGVLARAAIPEAACELVRRTGATPVAAYAHVVSRCDPTTLASASELADFAAEHALPLTDVATIKSGAISMEIAS